The Solirubrobacter pauli sequence TCGTCTGCGGCGACTCGTTGCGCAGGAAGACCACGATCTGCTCGGCCGGCGTGCGGCGCAGGAACTCGAACGGACGGCGCTCGATCGTGGCGGCGAGGCGCCCGATGATCTCCTCCGCGCGATCCTCGCCCAGCGAGCGCATCAGCACGCTGCGGGCGTAGTCCACGCCACCCTCGGCGAGGTAGTCCTCGGCGAGGACCGACTCGACGGCCTCCGTGATCACGTCACGGCAGACCTCGGTTGGGATCTTCTGGGCCTTGGCGAGCTCGAGCGAGAGCGCCTCCACCTCGGACTCACCGAGGTACTTGAAGATCTCGCCGGCCCGCTGCTCGCCGATCGCGACGAGCAGGGCGGCGGCCTTCTGGATGCCCTTGAGGCCGGCGGCGGTGACCGCCGGCTTCTCGATGTCCTTCAGCGCGGCCATCTGACTAGTCCTCCGCCATCCAGGCCTTGACCTGCGCGGCGACGCGCTCGGGCTCGCGCTCCATCAGCTGGTCGAGCTGATGCATGCTGGCGTCCGGAGCGCGCGGCGGCAGCATGGCCGTCGAGGCGTTGTCGAGCGTGAAGTTCTGGCCGGCGCCCGCCTCGAGCTGAGCCAGCGACACCGGCTCGGAGATCTCCGTCAGCCAGGCCGGCGTCAGGTTCTCGTTCTCGCGCTTGCGCATGCCGCGGGTCATGAAGAAGAGGAACAGCAGCGCCGCCAGGCCGAGGCCGACCCACTTGAGCGGACCGAGCAGCGTCGTCGGCACCGGGCCCGCCTTGGGCGTCTCCGCCTTGGCGAACGCGAACTGCGTCGAGGTGATCGTGTCGCCGCGCTGCGTGTCGACGCCGGCGGCGGTCGCGACCGTGTTCTTGAGCGCGGTCGCCACGTCGGCCGGGACCGACTTGTCGAGGATCAGGGCGACGTTCATCTTGTTGACCTCGCCCGGGGCCTTCTTGGTCTTGGTGACCTTCTTGTTGACGCCGTTGACGGTCGTCTGCTTCTTGTTCTCGTAGTTGCCGCCGGCGCCCGCGCCGTTGTTCCCGTTGTCGGAGTAGGTCGGGACGTTGCGGCCGGTGCCGGCCGTGCCACCCGCGCCGGCGGCGTTCGCGCCTTCCATCTTCTCGGACTCGATCGTCTCGGTCAGCGGAGTGCTCTGGCCGCCGTACGTCTCGGACTCCTCGGTCGTGTCGTCCACGTTGAGGTCGGCGTTGACGGTGACCTTGGCCTTGTTCGGGCCGAGCGTCTGGGCGAGCATCGCGTTGATGGCCGCCTCCTTCTGGCGGGCGAAGCGCGCCTCGGCGGCCTGCTTGGTGCCGCTGCCGGTCGCGCCGGCCTCGTCGGACGGCCACAGGATCGTGCCGGTGGAGTCGGTGATGGTGACGTTCGCGCTCTTCAGGCCCTTCACGGAGGAGGCGACGGTCTGCGCCATGCCGCGCACGGCGCCCGGCTCGAGCGTGTCGGCCGTGTTGCCGAGCTGCACGGAGGCGGTCGCGGCCGAGGCCTCGTCCTGGAAGAGGTCGTCCTGCGGCATCACGACCTGGACCTGCGGGTTCGAGACGCCCTGCACGCTGGCCAGCGTCTTGCCGATCTCGCCCTCCAGCGCACGCTGGTAGGTGACCTGCTGCTGGAACTGCGAAGCGCCGAGCTTGCTCTGGTCGAGCAGGGTGTAGCCCTCGTCGGAGCCGCCGCCGCCCGTGGTCCCGACACCCTGCGAGGCGAGCGCGATGCGCGCCTGCGCCATCGAGGCCTTCTGCACCGCGAGCGCCGTGCCGTTGTTCTGGAGCTCGTAGGCGATGCCCTGCTCGTCGAGCGCCGCGGTGATCTTGCCCGTCTGGGCGGGATCGAGGCCCGAGGCGATCGTCGAGTACGCCGGCGCCGTCGCGATCTTGAGCAGCAGGAAGGCGATCGCCAGGATGGCGAAGGCCGACACGCCGAGGATCGCCTTGGTCTTGGCGGGCAGGGCGAGGATGTTCTGGATGAAGGGCGGCATGACTTAGATCAGACCTGCGTCTGGAAGATGGTCTGGACGGCCTCGACGGCCTTCGTGCGGATCTGGCTGGCCATCTGCATCGAGAGCTGGGCGCGCTCGACCGCCATGACCACGGCGGTGGGATCGGTCGCCTTGCCGGTGGCCAGGTCCTGCGCCGCGGTGGCGGCCTCGGCCTGCGTGTTCTGCAGGCCCTGGATCGCATCGCCGAGCATCGAGCCGAAGCCCGAGCCACCCTCGGTGGCGGTCGGCGGCTTGGTGATCGAGCCGATCGAACCGATGGAGCCGATCGAGCTGGCGCCGGTGACGGCGGAAGTCGGATCGATGGTCATTAGCGGAGGATCTCCAGGGTCTTGGCAAACATCTGCTTGGCGGCCGTCATCGCGGTCACGTTGGCCTCGTAGGCGCGCTGCGCGTCGATCAGGTCGACCATCTCGGTGACCGTGTCGACGTTGGGCATGCGCACGTAGCCCTCTTCGTTCGCGTCGGGGTGGCCGGGGTCGTAGACGAGCTTCCCGTTCGTCTGGTCCTCCGTGATCTCCGTCGCCTGGACGCCGCCGGGCGCGACGCCCGAGGTGCCCATGGCGCGCGAGAGCTGCGAGCCGAACGTGCCGGGCTGGCCGACCGCGCGCAGCGTGACCTCCTTGCGGCGGTACGGGTTCCCGTCCGCGCCCTTGGTGGTCTCGGCGTTCGCGATGTTCTCCGCCGTGACGTTCATCCGGAGCCGCTGCGCCGTGAGCGCGGACCCCGAGATCTCCATGCCGCCGAACATGCTCATCAGGCGACACCGAGGGCCGAGCGGATGATGGCCGTGCGCGCCTTCAGCACGGAGACGGCGGCCTGCTGCTCGAGCGCGTTGGCGGCGAGCTTGGCCGACTCGTTGTCGACGTCGATGGAGTTGCCGTCCGCCTGCGTCACGCCGACCGCCTGGTCGGCCTGGGTCGTGAAGGACGTGTGCTCCACCGTGGCCTTGTCGCCGGTGCCCAGCGCCGCGGCGAGGGCTCCGTGAAAGTCCACGTCGACGCGGCGGTAGCCGGGCGTCGAAGCGTTGGCGATGTTGGCGGCAAGCGCTTCGTGGCGCTGGGCAGCGCCCGAAATGCTGCGCTCAAGCGCCAGCTGTGTGGTATCGATCAGCACGAGGGGACGGATCTCCTGGAGGGAAGAGGGGGGCGGTCCGTCCTTGGACCTCACGCGCTCCATCCTTGGTGCGCACTCCCTCTATCGGCGTGCCGCTCGGGGGCCTTTAGGGCTCAGACCCGATTAAATGGACCGGCCCGCTCCATTGGCGGGCCGTTCGCGAAGAAGGTCTAGGCGCTGCGATTGACGAGGCCGTGCTCGACGGGCGGCGGGCCCGCATAGCCGCGCATGGCGGTCTTGTTGCGGTTCATGCCCCCGAGCTTCTGGAGCGTGAAGGCGCGGCCGGCCGACAGGCCGGCGTGGATCTCGGCTTGCAGCTCGACCAGGCGCTCGAGGTGCGCCCGGGCGGCGACGGGCGGGTGGCCGAGCGCGACCGAAGCGCTCAGGCGCTCCGCGGACGCCGCCGGGACTTCCTCCCAGCGGCCGTCACGGACGAGGTCCCGCTCGCGCTCGGCGAGGGCGACCAGCTCGGCCCAGGGCTGGGCCTCGGCGCTCACGCCGGGCGCGGAGCGTCGGCGATCTCGGCCCACGCGTCGCGCAGCTCGGTGAGGAGCTCGGAGACTTCCTCGATCTTGGCCGGGTTCTGCTCGAGCGAGGCTTCGATCAGGTGCCGGCGGCAGAAGGCGTAGATGCCCTGCAGCCGCGCGGCGACTTCACCGCCGCGCTCGTGGTCGAGCGTGACCGTGAGCTCGTCGATGATCGCCTCGGCCCGGCGCATCCGGTCCTGGGAGTTCGTCTTGTCGCCCTCGCGCATCGCGTAGGCGGCCTGGAACAAGAAGCGCAGGCAGCCGTCGTACAACATGACCACGAGCCGGCCAGGAGGGGCCGTGAGAATGCTCTGCTGCTTGTACTGGGCCGTCGGGTTGGCGGCGAAAGTAGCCACTGAAGAAGGCTCCTGGTGAGTCGGAGGGGAGGAGGAGGAGGGAGGGATCGGTCTGGTGATCGGCGCGTGCGCGGGGTTCTTGAGGCTCACGGCAGCGTGGCGATCTGGCTCGTGAGCCACGCCTGCTGCGTCTGTGAGTTGCTGAGCGCCTTCTCCATGGCCGCGAACTGGGCCTTGAGACGCTTCTGCTCGACCTCCATGCGCTCGTTGAGCTTGGTGATCTGGTCGGTGAAGCCCTTGAGCGTCGTGTCGTCGGTCTTCATCCGGCCGGTGATGATGCCGTTGGTGCCGGTCTGCGTTCCGACGTAGTCGGCGATGACCGCCGACAGGCCCTTGGTCGCGCCCTGGCCCGAGAAGAGCTCCTTGACCTTGGTGTAGTCGTTGGCGATCGCGGCCTTGAGCTTCTCCTGGTCGACCGTGAGCTTGCCGGCGCGGGCGTCCTCGGAGTTGGTGCCCGCCTTGGGCACGCCGATGCCGAGATCCGACAGGCCGGTGAGGCCGAGGCCGGAGATGGCCTTGGTCATCGTCTCCTTGAGCGAGTTGAGCATGGAGGCCATGCCCGTGTCGCCGAACAGCTGGCCCTTCTGCAGGTCGCTCGTGGTCGTCGCGGTCGGGACGCGCTTCTCGGTCAGCTCCGAGCGGGTCGCGGTGACGACCGCGTTGTAGGCGTCGACCAGCGCGGTGACCTTCTTCGCGATGTCCTCGGTGTTGACCGCGGGCTGGGTCGTGGTCACCGTCACCGGGCTGCTGGTGATGCCCTTCAGCGAGACGCGGACGCCCGGGATGATGTTCTCGAGGATGTTCGACTCGGGGTTGATCTCCGCGCCGCCGTTGACCTTGATCGCGGCGTTGAGCGTCGCGCCTGTGCGCGTGTAGGCCGGGTCCTCGGCCAGCGCGCTGCCGGCGCCGAGCTGCGAGGTGTCGACCGAGAAGTCGGAGTTGGCGCCGGTCTTGCGCGAGGAGAAGACGATCTGCTCGGTCGTGCCGTTCTTGACGACCGCGGCGTAGACGGGAGCGCCGTCCTTGGCGTTGATCGCCGTGGCGACGTCCTGGAGGGTCGCGTTGGCCGGGACGTCGATGTCGATCTTCGAGTTGCCGGCCGCGTTGGGGTCGTTGCCGTAGTAGAACGTCAGCTTGCCGGCGTTGGCCCCGGCGGTGTAGTTGAAGCCGTGCTGCGCGGACGACGCGAGGCGGCTGACCTCGATCGAGTTGCCGCCGATGCCGGCGCCGCCGAGGACGGTGACGTCGATCTTCGTCGGGTCCGAGGACGCCGTCGTCTGGACGGGCTTCCACAGCGACGCGGACGACAGGTCGTTCGCGGCCGTCTTGACCGCGTCGAGCTTCGTCTTGATCGCCTGAAGGTCGTTCTTGTGCTGCGTGACCTGGGTCTGGCGTTTCTGCACCGCCGTGACCTTGGTCTGCTCGAGCTGCATCAGCTGGCTGATGATCGACTCGGTATCAAGGCCCGACGCCATGCCGGTGAGGGAGATGGGCATGTCGATGGACTCCTCTAAAGGTCATCGCCGGACAGGATGTCCAGCGCTTTCGACGGCGGGATGGTCTTGATGACGTTGCCTTCGAGGTCACGCACCTGGATGATCACCCGGTTCGATTCCTCGTCGCGCTTGAAGTGCAGCTCGCGGTTGTTCTTGTGCATCGCCTCGACGACCTCCGCAGCCTTGGCCACGAGCTCGCGGGCTTCCGGGGTGGGTGCCGGGGGAACGTCGCCGACGACCGTCCCGGTCTCGACCACGCCCTGCTGGTGCGGATCCGTCGCCGTCGGGCGCGGGTCCTGCACTCCGGCCGCCGGCGCCGCGGGGGAGACCGCGGGCAGCTGCTGGTAGGGAGTGAAGCGACCGATCTGAAGAGTCATCTCAGACCCGGTAGTCGGCGGGTGGTGGCGATCCTTTAGCCGACGGCGGAGAACAACACCGCGTCGTCGGAGAGCTGCTGCTTGAGCGTGCGCTTGAGCTGCGAGTGGATCTGGCAGATGCGGCTCTCGGAGACGCCCATGACCTCGCCGATCTCACGCAGGGTGAGGTTCTTGACGTAGAGCAGGACGGCCACCTCGCGCTCGCGCTGCGGCAGGTTGTCGAACGCGCGGCGGAACTTGGCCTTGGCCTCCGAGTTGGCGGCCTGGTGCTCCGGGTCGCGCTTGGCGTCGCCGTCGGCGAGCGTGTCGATGCGCTCGACCGTGGTCTCGTCGTCGGAGATGACCAGCGTGTTGAGCGACGTCACGTCCGAGACGGAGATGTCGTCCTCGCGGCGGCGCAGCTCGTCGACCGTGATCGAGAGCGCGTCGGCGAGCTCCTCACGCGTCGGGCGGCGACCCTGGATCGTCGTGAACTGGTCACGGGCGCGGGCGATGTCGCGCTCCCAGCGGCGCAGCGAGCGCGGCGCCCAGTCCTGCCGGCGCAGCTCGTCGAGCACGGCGCCGTGGATGCGGGTCCACGCGAACTGCTCGAGCGTGGCGCCCTTCTCCGGGTCGTACCGGTCGATCGAGGCGATCAGCGCCTCCAGGCCACACGAGATGAAGTCCTCGACCTCGCAGCGAGCGGGCAGCTCGCGCACCTTCTTGAAGACGATGTACTTGACGAGCGGTGCGTAGGTCATGACAAGGCGATTGCGGACCTGCAGCGATCCGGTCTCCTTGTACTCACGCCAAAGCGCGAGGGCATCCTCCGCGCTGACGCGGCGGCGACTGCCTGAGGACGTCGTGGGCTTCATGGCGAGTAGGGAACTCCTGAGAGGGCGAGACGGACTGACGGACGCAGTCTGTATCGGGCGCTCACCGGAGTTTCTTCATCACCGATTTGGAGTAGGACGCTTTTCGGACAACCGGTAGGCCCAGGCCAATACCTGTGCGACAGCCGTCCACATCTGCTCCGGGATCTCCTGTCCGAGCGCCAGCTCGGTCAGCGCCGAGGCGAGCTCCGGGTCCCGGTGCACCGGCACGCCCGCCTCGTGTGCGCGCTCGAGTATCTGGGCGGCGACGGCCCCTCTGCCGGCGGCCACGACCTTGGGGGCGCCGTCACCGGTGTACTGGAGCGCCGCGGTGATGTCGGGGTCAGGCATAAAGATCCAGCGGCGCCTGTCGCGGTCGGACGTTTACCGTCGCCTCTAAACCGATCCCTTCCAAATTGGCGCGCAAACGCTCAGAGGCAAGGCTCGCGACTTGATGGGGGCGGCCTGCGGGGGTCGTCACCTCGGCCAGGAAGTGGTCGCCGCGCAGCTCGAGGCGGAGGTCCAGCTTGCCCAGCGTCGGCGACGTGAACGTGAGCATGACGACGTCCGCGGGCTCCCCGTCCGCCCCCGGGCGGCGAGCCGGCGGCTCCTCGACCTCCACGCGGGGCGGCTGGAGCGGCGGGGCCGGCATCCCCTGGCCGAGTACCTGGGGCTGCGGTTGCACGACCTGGGCGGGCTGGGCCTGCTCCGGCGGGGGCGGCGCGGGACCGTCCGCCGGCGCGGCCGTGGGTTGGGCCGGTGCGCTGCCGGGCTGGGCGGGCTGTGCAGGCACCGCGGGCTGCCCGGGTGCCGGTGCACCACCCGGTTGAGCGGGCTGCCCGGGCACCTGCGGCTGTGCGGGCGTGGCGGGTGCGCCCGACGGGGCCGGCGAGAGCACCGGTGGCGCTTTCGGCGCCGCGGCTTCGCCGGGCTCTGCCGGCTGGCCGGGCACGGCGGGCTGCGCGGCGGCCGGAGCACCGCCTGGCTGAGTGGGCTGCCCGGGCGCCGGAGCACCGCCCGGCTGAGTGGGCTGCCCGGGCGCCGGAGCACCGCCCGGCTGAGCGGGCTGGCCAGGAGCGGGTCTACCGCCGGGCTGGGCCGGCTGGCCCGGCACGGCAGGCGCCGGAGCGCCGCCCGGCGGGGCGGACTGGCCGGGCGCGGGCGCCTGCGCAGGCGTGGCCGGACCACCGGGTTGACCGGCGGGGCTGGGCAGCGGCAGCTTGATCGGCGGCAGGTACGCACCCGTGCCGGCGGGGGCCTTCGGCATCGGCGGCCGACCCGCCGGCGCCTCGCCACCCTGCGGCTGGTCGGACTCGATCTGCAGCCACACGCGCTCCGCCGTGACCTCCTTGACCTTCAGCTTCAAGGTGGCGCCGGCCGCGATCTCCGGCGGCAGCTTGGCCGTGATCGGCATCCCGGCGATGACGATCACGGCGTGCGTCTCCCCGCGGGAGGCGACGCGGGCCATCATCGACGCCCCTTCGCGAATCGGCACCGTCGGGAGCTGCTTGCGCAGCAGGGCGGCGGTGACAGCGATCGGATCCATGACTCAAGGATGCCGGTCCGACCGCCGATGGGATGTCCCGTATGGATCGCGGCCTCTATCTCGCAGCCTCAGGCATGCTCGCCGAGCAGATCCGCCAGGACCAGATCGCGAACGACCTCGCGAACGCGTCGACCGCCGGCTACAAGGCCGAGCGCACGACGCAGCAGTCCTTCGGCGAGCTGCTCCTCACCAACTCCGTCACCGGCCAGCGCGTCGGCAACGTCACCACCGGCGTCGCGGTGACGAACACCGTCACCGACTGGACCCCGGGGACCATGAAGGACACGGGCGAGCCGCTCGACTTCGCGATCAACGGCGACGGCTTCTTCGCCGTCCAGACCGGCGCCGGCACGCGCTACACGCGCAACGGGCAGTTCACCTCCGACGACCAGGGCCGCGTGACCACGCTCGAGGGCGACCTCGTGCTGGGGCGCAACAACCAGCCCGTCGCGCTCGGCGCCGATGGCAAGGTCGATCCGCGCCTGCTCAACGTCGTGACCCTGAACAACCCGGAGAAGGCCGGCAACTCGTACGTGACCGGCACGCCGGGCGCGGTCGCCGGCCAGGTCGCGGGCTCGGTCCGCTCGGGTGCGTTGGAGGCGTCCAGCGCCGATCCGACGCAGTCCATGGTGGACATGATGGCGTCGCTGCGCGCCTATGAGTCCGGCCAAAAAGTGATCCAGACGATCGACGAGACGCTCGGCAAGGCCGCGGGCGCCGTCGGTTCGCTGACCTAGCTCAAGTCGTCCGCTTAGAAAGCCGACCTAGATACCAATGCTCGAAGGACTCCGAACCGCCGCGGCGGGCATGAAGGCGCAGCAGTTCAAGCTCGACGCCGTCTCGAACGACCTGGCCAACGCCAACACCACTGGCTACAAGCGCCTGCGCGTCGGGTTCTCGGACCTGCTGTACGAGCAGGGCGGGCGCCCCACGATCTCCAACGAGGCGCAGGTCGGCACCGGCTCGCGCGCCGTGTCCGGCGGTCGTACCTTCGAGCAGGGCAACCTGCAGCAGACCGGCAAGCCCACCGACGTGGCCATCCAGGGCCCGGGCTTCATCCGCGTCAAGCTCGCCGACGGCCGTGACGCGCTGACGCGCGACGGCAACCTGCACATCGACTCCGACCGCAAGCTCGTGACGAGCTTCGGTGGCACCGTCAGCCCCGAGATCAAGTTCGCCGAGGGCGTCGCGGAGTCCGACATCTCGATCGGCCGCGACGGCACGGTGATGGCCAAGGGCCAGGCCGTCGGCCGGATCCAGCTCGCCAACGTCCGCTCGCCCCAGAACCTCGAGTCGGTCGGCGACAACGCCTTCATCACCACCGCGCGCTCGGGCAACGCCGTCGCCACCCCGGCGACCACCGTGCTCGAGCAGGGCGCGCTCGAAGGCTCCAACACGGACATGGCGCAGGCCATGACCGACATGATCGAAGCCCAGCGGACCTACCAGCTGACCTCCAAGGCGATCCAGACCGCCGACCAGATGATGGAGATCGCCAACGGGGTCAAGCGATGAGCTCGATCAACTCGATCTCGACGACGTCGCTGCCCGCGGACATCCGCGCCGCCGGCACCGACGCGATCAAGGACTACAAGTCGGCCGTCGGCTTCGAGCAGATGCTCGCCGGCCAGCTGGTGAAGAGCATGGTGAGCGAGAGCTCGCTCGGTGAAGGCCCCTACGCGTCGACGATGCAGGACACGCTGACCTCGGCGCTGACCGGTGGTCAGGGTCTGGGCCTCGCC is a genomic window containing:
- the fliF gene encoding flagellar basal-body MS-ring/collar protein FliF; this encodes MPPFIQNILALPAKTKAILGVSAFAILAIAFLLLKIATAPAYSTIASGLDPAQTGKITAALDEQGIAYELQNNGTALAVQKASMAQARIALASQGVGTTGGGGSDEGYTLLDQSKLGASQFQQQVTYQRALEGEIGKTLASVQGVSNPQVQVVMPQDDLFQDEASAATASVQLGNTADTLEPGAVRGMAQTVASSVKGLKSANVTITDSTGTILWPSDEAGATGSGTKQAAEARFARQKEAAINAMLAQTLGPNKAKVTVNADLNVDDTTEESETYGGQSTPLTETIESEKMEGANAAGAGGTAGTGRNVPTYSDNGNNGAGAGGNYENKKQTTVNGVNKKVTKTKKAPGEVNKMNVALILDKSVPADVATALKNTVATAAGVDTQRGDTITSTQFAFAKAETPKAGPVPTTLLGPLKWVGLGLAALLFLFFMTRGMRKRENENLTPAWLTEISEPVSLAQLEAGAGQNFTLDNASTAMLPPRAPDASMHQLDQLMEREPERVAAQVKAWMAED
- the fliE gene encoding flagellar hook-basal body complex protein FliE, giving the protein MTIDPTSAVTGASSIGSIGSIGSITKPPTATEGGSGFGSMLGDAIQGLQNTQAEAATAAQDLATGKATDPTAVVMAVERAQLSMQMASQIRTKAVEAVQTIFQTQV
- the flgC gene encoding flagellar basal body rod protein FlgC, encoding MSMFGGMEISGSALTAQRLRMNVTAENIANAETTKGADGNPYRRKEVTLRAVGQPGTFGSQLSRAMGTSGVAPGGVQATEITEDQTNGKLVYDPGHPDANEEGYVRMPNVDTVTEMVDLIDAQRAYEANVTAMTAAKQMFAKTLEILR
- the flgB gene encoding flagellar basal body rod protein FlgB, giving the protein MRSKDGPPPSSLQEIRPLVLIDTTQLALERSISGAAQRHEALAANIANASTPGYRRVDVDFHGALAAALGTGDKATVEHTSFTTQADQAVGVTQADGNSIDVDNESAKLAANALEQQAAVSVLKARTAIIRSALGVA
- the fliS gene encoding flagellar export chaperone FliS, which gives rise to MATFAANPTAQYKQQSILTAPPGRLVVMLYDGCLRFLFQAAYAMREGDKTNSQDRMRRAEAIIDELTVTLDHERGGEVAARLQGIYAFCRRHLIEASLEQNPAKIEEVSELLTELRDAWAEIADAPRPA
- the fliD gene encoding flagellar filament capping protein FliD; the encoded protein is MPISLTGMASGLDTESIISQLMQLEQTKVTAVQKRQTQVTQHKNDLQAIKTKLDAVKTAANDLSSASLWKPVQTTASSDPTKIDVTVLGGAGIGGNSIEVSRLASSAQHGFNYTAGANAGKLTFYYGNDPNAAGNSKIDIDVPANATLQDVATAINAKDGAPVYAAVVKNGTTEQIVFSSRKTGANSDFSVDTSQLGAGSALAEDPAYTRTGATLNAAIKVNGGAEINPESNILENIIPGVRVSLKGITSSPVTVTTTQPAVNTEDIAKKVTALVDAYNAVVTATRSELTEKRVPTATTTSDLQKGQLFGDTGMASMLNSLKETMTKAISGLGLTGLSDLGIGVPKAGTNSEDARAGKLTVDQEKLKAAIANDYTKVKELFSGQGATKGLSAVIADYVGTQTGTNGIITGRMKTDDTTLKGFTDQITKLNERMEVEQKRLKAQFAAMEKALSNSQTQQAWLTSQIATLP
- a CDS encoding flagellar protein FlaG, with product MTLQIGRFTPYQQLPAVSPAAPAAGVQDPRPTATDPHQQGVVETGTVVGDVPPAPTPEARELVAKAAEVVEAMHKNNRELHFKRDEESNRVIIQVRDLEGNVIKTIPPSKALDILSGDDL
- a CDS encoding sigma-70 family RNA polymerase sigma factor → MKPTTSSGSRRRVSAEDALALWREYKETGSLQVRNRLVMTYAPLVKYIVFKKVRELPARCEVEDFISCGLEALIASIDRYDPEKGATLEQFAWTRIHGAVLDELRRQDWAPRSLRRWERDIARARDQFTTIQGRRPTREELADALSITVDELRRREDDISVSDVTSLNTLVISDDETTVERIDTLADGDAKRDPEHQAANSEAKAKFRRAFDNLPQREREVAVLLYVKNLTLREIGEVMGVSESRICQIHSQLKRTLKQQLSDDAVLFSAVG
- a CDS encoding EscU/YscU/HrcU family type III secretion system export apparatus switch protein, whose product is MPDPDITAALQYTGDGAPKVVAAGRGAVAAQILERAHEAGVPVHRDPELASALTELALGQEIPEQMWTAVAQVLAWAYRLSEKRPTPNR
- a CDS encoding flagellar hook-basal body protein, yielding MDRGLYLAASGMLAEQIRQDQIANDLANASTAGYKAERTTQQSFGELLLTNSVTGQRVGNVTTGVAVTNTVTDWTPGTMKDTGEPLDFAINGDGFFAVQTGAGTRYTRNGQFTSDDQGRVTTLEGDLVLGRNNQPVALGADGKVDPRLLNVVTLNNPEKAGNSYVTGTPGAVAGQVAGSVRSGALEASSADPTQSMVDMMASLRAYESGQKVIQTIDETLGKAAGAVGSLT
- a CDS encoding flagellar hook-basal body protein, with the protein product MLEGLRTAAAGMKAQQFKLDAVSNDLANANTTGYKRLRVGFSDLLYEQGGRPTISNEAQVGTGSRAVSGGRTFEQGNLQQTGKPTDVAIQGPGFIRVKLADGRDALTRDGNLHIDSDRKLVTSFGGTVSPEIKFAEGVAESDISIGRDGTVMAKGQAVGRIQLANVRSPQNLESVGDNAFITTARSGNAVATPATTVLEQGALEGSNTDMAQAMTDMIEAQRTYQLTSKAIQTADQMMEIANGVKR